One part of the Olleya sp. YS genome encodes these proteins:
- a CDS encoding phosphoglycerate kinase, with protein sequence MKTLNDFNFKDKKALIRVDFNVPLDADFNVTDVTRIQAAKPTIIKVLEDGGSCILMSHLGRPKGMQEEFSLKHIVNKVEDIIGVETQFVSDCIGSEAEEAASNLEPGKILILENLRFYDEETKGDTAFAEKLAKLGDIYVNDAFGTAHRAHASTTIIAQFFPEKKCFGHLLEQEIKSIDKVMKTGEKPVLAVLGGAKVSSKITIIENILDKVDHLIIGGGMTFTFIKAQGGSVGDSICEDDKMDLALDILKQAKAKNVQIHLPVDVLAANAFSNDADTQVMDVTKIPDGWQGLDAGPKSKAIFHDVVMQCKTILWNGPLGVFEMESFANGTIELGNSIAEATKKGAFSLVGGGDSVAAVKQFGFENKVSYVSTGGGAMLESLEGKTLPGIAAILE encoded by the coding sequence ATGAAGACACTTAACGATTTTAATTTTAAAGACAAAAAAGCTTTAATACGCGTAGATTTTAACGTTCCATTAGATGCAGATTTTAATGTTACAGACGTAACTAGGATACAAGCTGCAAAACCAACCATTATAAAAGTTTTAGAAGATGGAGGAAGCTGTATTTTAATGTCGCACTTAGGAAGACCAAAAGGTATGCAAGAGGAGTTTTCGCTTAAACACATCGTTAATAAAGTTGAAGATATTATTGGTGTAGAAACTCAATTTGTTTCGGATTGTATTGGATCTGAAGCTGAAGAAGCAGCTTCCAATTTAGAACCTGGTAAAATCTTGATTTTAGAAAACCTTCGTTTTTACGACGAAGAAACAAAAGGAGATACCGCTTTCGCTGAAAAACTAGCTAAACTTGGAGACATTTACGTTAACGATGCATTTGGTACTGCACATAGGGCACATGCCTCAACAACAATAATTGCTCAGTTTTTTCCAGAAAAAAAATGCTTTGGACATTTATTGGAGCAAGAAATAAAAAGTATTGATAAAGTAATGAAGACTGGTGAAAAACCAGTGTTGGCTGTGCTTGGAGGTGCAAAAGTATCTTCAAAAATTACAATTATTGAAAATATATTAGACAAAGTAGACCATCTAATTATAGGTGGTGGAATGACATTTACCTTCATAAAAGCGCAAGGAGGAAGTGTTGGAGACTCTATTTGTGAAGACGATAAAATGGACTTGGCTTTAGATATTTTGAAACAAGCCAAAGCTAAAAATGTCCAGATACACTTACCAGTAGATGTATTAGCAGCTAATGCTTTTAGCAACGATGCAGATACACAAGTCATGGATGTAACAAAAATTCCAGACGGTTGGCAAGGATTAGATGCTGGACCAAAATCTAAAGCAATATTCCATGATGTAGTGATGCAATGTAAAACCATTCTCTGGAATGGTCCATTAGGCGTATTTGAAATGGAAAGCTTCGCAAACGGAACCATAGAGCTAGGTAATTCTATTGCAGAAGCAACCAAAAAAGGTGCGTTTTCATTAGTTGGTGGTGGAGACTCTGTTGCAGCAGTAAAACAGTTTGGTTTTGAAAACAAAGTAAGCTACGTCAGTACTGGTGGTGGTGCCATGCTAGAAAGCCTAGAAGGTAAAACATTACCTGGTATTGCAGCCATTTTAGAATAA